From uncultured Bacteroides sp., a single genomic window includes:
- a CDS encoding polysaccharide lyase gives MKKYVLSVALVSTLLTAQQVRAQYPAVPDSIKKRSDAMMKEAEEHSDVAWQKALPVINEEAKHGRPYIDWAARPTDIPQAKIPAFPGAMGGGEFSFGGRGGKVVTVTSLADSGPGTLREACETGGARIVVFNVAGIIHLKTPLIIRAPYITIAGQTAPGDGVCIAGETVWANTHDVVVRHMRFRRGATDVGRRDDAFGGNPIGNIMIDHCSCSWGLDENISFYRHMFDPKNGRQEDKLPTVNVTIQNTISAQGLDTYNHAFGSTIGGENCSFMRNLWANNTGRNPSIGWNGIFNFANNVIYNWVHRTVDGGDYTALYNIINNYYKPGPATPKDALVGHRIIEPQSAGRSKLDHARFGRLYVVGNIMEGYDQITKDNWNGGVQLRDLKGVEISKEDAEKNYFPQMKVDEPFTMPQFPIMPAQEAYNFVLDNAGANFPKRDIVDEHIINQVRTGEVYYDKKADSKTYYQFKYRRQKPDSYKQGIITDISQVGGYPQYKGKPYKDSDGDGMPDAWEIKYGLNPHDASDANGDLSGDGYTNIEKYINGIDPTKKVDWKDAKNNHDTLVGKKSLL, from the coding sequence ATGAAAAAATATGTATTAAGTGTTGCGTTGGTATCAACATTGCTGACAGCACAACAAGTCAGGGCACAGTATCCTGCAGTGCCCGACAGCATTAAGAAAAGATCAGACGCAATGATGAAAGAAGCTGAAGAGCATTCTGATGTAGCCTGGCAAAAGGCTTTGCCTGTTATTAACGAAGAAGCCAAACACGGAAGGCCTTACATTGATTGGGCTGCTCGCCCTACAGACATTCCGCAGGCTAAGATTCCTGCATTCCCTGGTGCAATGGGAGGTGGTGAATTCTCTTTCGGTGGACGTGGTGGTAAAGTAGTAACTGTTACCAGTCTGGCCGATAGCGGTCCGGGCACATTACGTGAAGCTTGTGAAACAGGCGGTGCACGTATTGTGGTATTCAATGTTGCCGGTATCATCCATCTTAAGACTCCGCTAATTATCCGTGCTCCATACATCACTATTGCCGGTCAAACAGCTCCGGGTGATGGTGTTTGTATTGCCGGTGAAACTGTTTGGGCAAATACTCATGATGTTGTGGTACGTCATATGCGTTTCCGTCGTGGAGCTACTGATGTAGGTCGTCGTGATGATGCTTTTGGTGGTAACCCAATCGGAAATATAATGATTGACCACTGTTCATGTTCCTGGGGACTTGATGAAAATATCTCATTCTATCGCCATATGTTCGATCCGAAGAATGGCCGTCAGGAAGATAAACTTCCTACAGTAAACGTAACTATCCAGAACACAATCTCTGCTCAGGGACTTGATACTTACAATCACGCCTTTGGTAGTACAATTGGTGGTGAGAACTGTTCTTTCATGAGAAACCTGTGGGCTAACAATACCGGTCGTAACCCGTCAATTGGCTGGAACGGTATATTCAACTTTGCCAATAACGTTATTTATAACTGGGTGCACCGCACTGTTGACGGAGGGGACTATACTGCACTGTATAATATCATAAATAACTATTATAAACCAGGACCGGCTACTCCTAAAGATGCACTTGTTGGTCATCGTATCATTGAACCACAGTCGGCAGGACGCAGCAAGCTTGATCATGCCAGATTTGGAAGACTTTATGTAGTTGGAAATATCATGGAAGGATATGATCAGATTACTAAAGACAACTGGAATGGCGGTGTACAATTAAGAGATTTGAAGGGTGTTGAAATCAGCAAGGAAGATGCGGAAAAGAACTATTTCCCACAGATGAAGGTTGATGAACCTTTCACTATGCCTCAGTTCCCAATCATGCCAGCTCAGGAAGCTTATAACTTTGTTCTTGATAATGCCGGAGCTAATTTTCCAAAAAGAGATATAGTTGACGAGCATATCATTAACCAGGTGCGTACAGGCGAAGTTTATTATGATAAGAAAGCAGATTCTAAAACATATTATCAGTTTAAATATCGCCGACAAAAACCAGATTCCTACAAGCAAGGTATTATTACTGATATAAGTCAGGTAGGCGGTTATCCTCAGTACAAAGGTAAACCTTACAAAGACAGTGATGGTGATGGTATGCCAGATGCATGGGAAATCAAGTACGGATTGAATCCTCACGATGCTTCCGATGCCAATGGTGACTTGAGTGGTGACGGTTATACAAACATTGAAAAATATATCAATGGCATTGACCCAACTAAGAAAGTTGACTGGAAAGATGCTAAAAACAACCACGATACATTGGTTGGCAAGAAGAGTCTTTTATAG
- a CDS encoding DMT family transporter — translation MQYFGEILSLGVAISWTATALFAEVACKRIGSLQLNLIRMFLSLFFLGVTLWCFTGAPYPLYADSKTWFWLSLSGFVGYVLGDYCLFNSYVLIGSRFGQLFMTLAPPAAAISGWMILGEKLSLHAWIGMMVTLCGIGMSVFSKGTTHKLGLKLPLKGILLGIGAGIGQGVGLVLSKVGMNYYKMSVPATDINHFMTLLPFASTYIRAITGMLGYFVMMWFRKELYTMPIAFRNGKGMNAALWATMFGPFIGVSVSLMAVQYTEAGIASTLMALTPIFILWPSHLIFKQKVTIREVIGAIISVLGVSLFFI, via the coding sequence ATGCAATATTTTGGCGAAATACTATCTCTGGGTGTGGCTATTTCCTGGACTGCTACTGCTCTTTTTGCAGAAGTGGCTTGTAAGCGAATCGGTTCTTTGCAGCTGAATTTAATCCGAATGTTTCTTTCCTTGTTTTTTCTGGGTGTAACTTTGTGGTGCTTTACCGGGGCTCCTTATCCTTTATATGCTGATTCAAAAACCTGGTTTTGGTTATCACTTTCGGGTTTTGTGGGTTATGTGCTGGGCGATTATTGCTTGTTCAACTCTTACGTGCTTATTGGTTCACGTTTCGGACAGTTGTTTATGACGCTTGCTCCACCGGCTGCTGCCATATCTGGCTGGATGATATTGGGCGAGAAACTTTCCTTGCATGCATGGATAGGTATGATGGTTACTCTGTGTGGTATTGGAATGTCTGTTTTTAGTAAAGGAACTACGCATAAACTGGGATTGAAATTACCTTTAAAAGGTATTCTTCTGGGAATAGGAGCAGGAATAGGGCAGGGCGTAGGACTTGTGCTGAGTAAGGTGGGGATGAACTATTATAAAATGTCTGTACCAGCTACAGATATAAACCATTTTATGACGTTGCTGCCGTTTGCTTCAACTTATATTCGTGCTATAACCGGTATGCTGGGATACTTTGTTATGATGTGGTTCCGCAAGGAATTATATACAATGCCTATTGCGTTTCGTAATGGTAAAGGGATGAACGCAGCTTTGTGGGCTACGATGTTCGGTCCGTTTATTGGTGTATCTGTATCTTTGATGGCTGTTCAGTATACCGAAGCCGGCATTGCATCTACATTAATGGCACTTACACCGATATTTATCTTATGGCCTTCACATCTTATCTTTAAACAGAAGGTCACAATAAGAGAAGTTATAGGAGCTATAATAAGTGTACTGGGAGTATCGCTCTTCTTTATTTAA
- a CDS encoding class I SAM-dependent methyltransferase, whose product MEEDFKLVANFDMKLIFDFFSGMKRQGPGGDEETKLALSFIPGLSKDSKIVDIGCGTGTQTLVLAQNTESKIIASDISPEMIEGVKAKIDQYHLEGRVETQIASMNNLPFKEKELDLIWAENSIFIIGFKKGLTEWRKYLKDNGMIAVSEASWFTNERPSEIEDYWMANYPEMDTIPANIRIMQDAGYTPIAHFILPDRCWTDNFYIHMAKRIEEYASLYKGNKAVEEFLERQIEEIEIYNKYKEFFGYVFYIGKKK is encoded by the coding sequence ATGGAAGAAGATTTTAAATTAGTAGCCAACTTCGACATGAAGTTAATTTTCGATTTCTTTTCGGGCATGAAAAGACAAGGTCCCGGCGGTGATGAAGAGACCAAGTTGGCACTGAGCTTTATTCCTGGTCTTTCCAAAGATTCGAAGATAGTAGATATTGGTTGCGGAACAGGAACTCAGACATTAGTACTTGCCCAAAACACCGAAAGTAAAATCATAGCTTCGGACATTAGTCCGGAAATGATTGAAGGGGTTAAGGCGAAAATAGATCAGTACCATCTTGAAGGAAGAGTAGAAACACAGATTGCATCTATGAACAATCTGCCATTTAAAGAAAAAGAGCTTGATTTGATATGGGCGGAAAACTCTATCTTCATCATCGGCTTTAAGAAAGGATTGACCGAATGGAGAAAATATCTGAAGGATAACGGAATGATTGCTGTCAGTGAAGCTTCCTGGTTTACCAACGAGCGTCCTTCAGAGATTGAGGACTACTGGATGGCCAATTATCCTGAGATGGATACCATCCCGGCCAATATCAGGATTATGCAGGATGCAGGTTACACTCCGATAGCTCATTTCATTCTGCCTGATCGTTGCTGGACAGACAATTTCTACATTCACATGGCAAAAAGAATAGAAGAATACGCGTCCTTGTACAAAGGTAATAAAGCTGTTGAAGAGTTTCTTGAAAGGCAAATAGAAGAAATCGAAATATATAACAAGTACAAAGAATTCTTTGGTTATGTGTTCTATATAGGAAAGAAAAAGTAA
- a CDS encoding nucleoside deaminase — MNKEQFMRKAIELSIENIANGGGPFGAVIVKGGEIVATGVNRVTDSCDPTAHAEICAIRAAAKKLDTFNLSGCEIYTSCEPCPMCLGAIYWARLDKMYYANTKTDAMNIGFDDSFIYDELELKPADRKLQSEPLLREEALKAFEAWTRNLDKIEY; from the coding sequence ATGAATAAAGAACAATTTATGCGTAAAGCTATTGAGCTTTCTATAGAAAACATCGCAAACGGCGGAGGACCTTTTGGCGCTGTTATTGTGAAAGGTGGAGAAATTGTTGCTACCGGCGTAAACAGAGTGACCGATTCATGTGATCCTACTGCTCACGCCGAAATATGCGCTATTCGTGCCGCTGCAAAAAAACTGGATACATTCAACCTCAGCGGTTGCGAGATTTACACCTCCTGCGAGCCCTGCCCCATGTGTCTTGGAGCTATCTACTGGGCCCGGCTGGATAAAATGTATTATGCAAATACAAAAACCGATGCTATGAACATTGGTTTTGATGATTCCTTCATCTATGATGAACTGGAACTGAAACCTGCCGACAGAAAACTGCAATCGGAACCATTACTTCGCGAAGAAGCTCTGAAAGCTTTTGAAGCATGGACCAGGAATCTGGATAAGATTGAATACTAA
- a CDS encoding DUF4421 domain-containing protein, which yields MKRLITFFYILIFPSIFLLAQNEKTGLFKKGKELGEKAKENVNIIGHKINEIDSNYVEPNKYNFAFMLENSSWYEYYRLSSNENNPQRLTIAPNMSYKLGAYFGWRWIFLGWSINLKDLFGNDNPSKKKTEFGLSLYSSMVGGDIYYRKSGNDFKLRSTSGIFKNSETPAYDKDIDGFSVDIKGVNAYWVFNNKKFSYPAAYSQSSNQRRSAGSFIAGFSYSQHKIYFDHNQLPAPVLEKLSDALKFNEINYSDYSLNFGYAYNWVFARNCLADLSLTPAVAYKKSKVDSDVRNYPTLNDMNLDLITRVGIVYNDSKYFAGASLVMHTYDYRTKNFYLNNSFGTIRVYAGFNFKKKKEYRNK from the coding sequence ATGAAAAGGCTGATTACTTTCTTTTATATACTGATATTTCCTTCAATATTCTTGTTGGCACAGAACGAGAAAACAGGCCTTTTTAAAAAAGGAAAAGAGCTAGGAGAGAAAGCAAAAGAAAATGTAAACATAATCGGACATAAAATAAATGAAATAGATAGCAACTATGTGGAGCCAAACAAATACAACTTCGCATTTATGCTTGAAAACAGCAGCTGGTATGAATATTATCGTCTAAGCAGCAATGAAAACAATCCTCAGCGACTCACCATTGCGCCAAATATGAGCTATAAACTTGGTGCCTATTTTGGATGGAGATGGATATTTCTGGGATGGTCTATTAATCTGAAAGATTTGTTTGGCAATGACAATCCATCAAAAAAGAAAACTGAATTTGGATTAAGCCTTTACAGTTCCATGGTGGGAGGAGATATCTATTACCGGAAAAGCGGTAACGACTTTAAGCTACGCAGTACAAGCGGAATATTCAAAAACAGTGAAACTCCGGCATATGATAAAGACATTGATGGTTTTTCAGTTGATATAAAAGGTGTAAATGCTTACTGGGTCTTTAACAACAAGAAGTTTTCCTATCCGGCAGCTTACAGTCAGTCGAGTAACCAGCGACGTAGCGCAGGATCTTTCATTGCTGGATTTTCTTATTCGCAGCATAAGATTTATTTTGACCACAATCAATTGCCGGCACCCGTACTAGAAAAACTAAGTGATGCACTGAAGTTTAATGAGATCAATTATTCTGATTACAGTTTAAACTTTGGCTATGCCTATAACTGGGTTTTTGCAAGAAACTGCCTTGCCGATCTTTCCCTGACACCTGCTGTGGCATATAAAAAATCAAAGGTTGACTCAGATGTGAGGAATTATCCTACGCTAAACGACATGAACTTAGATCTGATAACCAGGGTCGGTATTGTTTACAATGATTCTAAATATTTTGCAGGAGCATCATTAGTGATGCATACTTATGATTACCGTACTAAAAATTTCTACCTGAACAATAGCTTCGGAACCATACGGGTATATGCAGGATTTAACTTCAAAAAGAAGAAAGAATACAGAAATAAATAA
- a CDS encoding Gfo/Idh/MocA family oxidoreductase → MIRWGFIGCGNVTEKKSGPAFKKIEGSTVVAVMSRDAERAKNYAEKRGIKKWYTDATELIEDPEVNAVYIATPPSSHATYAIMSMKAGKPVYIEKPMASSYEECTRINRISQETGIPCFVAYYRRYLPYFMKVKELIEQGAIGNVINVQVRFAQPPYDLDYNKENLPWRVQPDIAGGGYFYDLASHQLDILQDIFGCILEAQGYKSNRAGLYKAEDTVSASFQFDSGLVGSGSWCFVAHSSAKEDRIEVIGDKGMICFSTFTFDPIAIHTEKGREEFKVENPEHIQYNLIESVIHHLQGKSVCTCDGISATPTNWVMDRILGKI, encoded by the coding sequence ATGATTAGATGGGGGTTTATAGGCTGCGGAAACGTAACAGAAAAGAAAAGTGGACCGGCTTTTAAGAAAATTGAAGGTTCCACTGTTGTTGCGGTAATGAGCCGTGATGCAGAAAGAGCAAAAAACTACGCAGAAAAAAGAGGTATCAAGAAATGGTATACTGATGCAACGGAATTAATTGAAGATCCGGAGGTCAATGCGGTTTATATTGCTACCCCACCTTCTTCTCATGCCACTTATGCCATTATGTCTATGAAAGCTGGCAAGCCTGTATATATTGAGAAGCCAATGGCAAGCAGCTATGAAGAGTGTACACGTATCAACCGAATTTCTCAGGAGACAGGCATTCCTTGTTTTGTTGCTTATTACAGACGTTACCTGCCTTACTTTATGAAGGTAAAAGAACTGATTGAGCAGGGAGCTATAGGAAATGTAATCAATGTCCAAGTCCGCTTTGCACAACCGCCTTACGATCTTGACTATAATAAAGAGAATCTGCCTTGGCGCGTACAACCAGATATTGCCGGTGGAGGATATTTTTATGACCTGGCTTCCCACCAGTTAGACATTCTTCAAGATATATTTGGCTGTATTCTTGAGGCTCAAGGATATAAAAGTAACCGCGCAGGCCTGTATAAAGCAGAAGATACCGTCAGCGCTTCCTTCCAGTTCGATTCAGGATTAGTTGGCTCCGGCTCATGGTGCTTTGTGGCCCACAGTTCAGCCAAAGAAGATCGCATTGAAGTAATCGGCGATAAAGGGATGATTTGTTTTTCAACATTTACATTCGACCCAATTGCAATTCACACAGAGAAAGGACGTGAGGAATTTAAAGTTGAGAATCCGGAACACATTCAGTACAATCTGATTGAATCTGTTATTCATCACTTGCAGGGAAAATCTGTTTGTACATGTGATGGCATTAGCGCCACTCCTACTAACTGGGTAATGGATAGAATCCTTGGTAAAATTTAA